A portion of the Bacillus thuringiensis genome contains these proteins:
- a CDS encoding IS3 family transposase (programmed frameshift), whose protein sequence is MAKFTADEKIQIVLRYLNGNESYRELGRSLGISDTIILNWVNQYKQNGLEAFLKRCTNYTQQFKLDVLNFMIENGMSLFETAAIFNIPAPSTISVWKKQLETQGIDALQSKKKGRPSMKKDSNKQLKQPLAEGSVEALEARIKQLEMENEYFKKVKCLSSKQGKITKQDKAQVVYELRHKYSVKALVELATIPRSTYYDLVKKMNRPDVDADLKAEIKAIYEENEGRYGYRRIRDELTNRGQKVNHKKVQRIMKELGLKCVVRMKKYKSYKGKVGRIAPNILERNFHTDAPNQKWVTDITEFKLFGEKLYVSPVLDLYNGEIITYTIGSRPTYSLVSDMLEKALERLPETHQLLMHSDQGWHYQMRQYVRTLESRAIVQSMSRKGNCYDNAVIENFFGIMKSEFLYIKEFENVEHFKIELEKYIDYYNTKRIKAKLKMSPVQYRTHFYQAA, encoded by the exons ATGGCTAAATTTACAGCTGATGAAAAAATACAAATCGTTCTACGTTATTTGAACGGAAATGAAAGTTATCGAGAACTGGGTAGATCGCTCGGTATAAGTGACACAATCATTTTGAATTGGGTAAACCAATATAAACAGAATGGTCTGGAAGCTTTTCTAAAACGATGTACAAATTACACACAACAATTTAAACTAGACGTACTAAACTTTATGATTGAAAACGGTATGTCCTTATTTGAGACGGCAGCTATCTTTAATATTCCTGCCCCTTCAACGATTTCTGTTTGGAAAAAACAGCTCGAAACACAAGGAATTGATGCCCTTCAATCTAAGAAAAAGGGGCGTCCATCCATGAAAAAAGATTCAAATAAACAATTAAAACAACCTTTAGCTGAAGGGTCAGTCGAAGCACTTGAAGCACGCATTAAACAGCTTGAGATGGAAAATGAGTACT TTAAAAAAGTTAAATGCCTTAGTTCAAAACAAGGAAAAATCACAAAACAAGACAAAGCGCAAGTAGTCTATGAATTAAGGCATAAATATTCGGTCAAAGCACTCGTGGAGCTAGCTACTATTCCTCGAAGCACGTATTATGATTTAGTAAAGAAAATGAATCGTCCAGATGTAGATGCCGATTTGAAAGCTGAGATTAAAGCGATTTATGAGGAAAATGAAGGTCGTTATGGTTACCGTCGCATTCGTGATGAATTAACGAATCGTGGCCAGAAAGTGAACCACAAGAAGGTTCAGCGCATTATGAAAGAGCTTGGGTTAAAGTGTGTTGTGCGTATGAAGAAATATAAATCCTATAAAGGAAAAGTCGGTAGAATTGCACCTAATATTTTAGAGCGTAATTTTCATACAGATGCACCGAATCAAAAGTGGGTAACAGACATCACAGAGTTTAAATTGTTTGGAGAAAAACTGTATGTATCACCTGTATTAGATTTGTATAATGGTGAAATTATTACCTATACAATTGGTTCTAGACCGACGTATTCGCTTGTTTCAGACATGTTAGAGAAAGCATTGGAACGTTTACCCGAAACCCACCAGCTACTGATGCATTCGGATCAAGGATGGCATTATCAAATGAGACAGTACGTCCGGACACTTGAATCAAGAGCTATCGTCCAGAGTATGTCTCGAAAAGGAAACTGTTACGACAACGCAGTAATAGAAAATTTCTTTGGGATTATGAAGTCGGAGTTCCTCTACATAAAAGAATTTGAAAATGTAGAGCACTTTAAAATAGAATTAGAAAAATATATAGATTATTATAATACGAAACGGATTAAGGCAAAATTAAAAATGAGCCCGGTACAATACCGGACTCACTTTTATCAAGCTGCCTAA
- a CDS encoding exosporium leader peptide-containing protein, whose translation MDEFLSFAAHNPGSIGPTLPPVQPFQFPTGPTGSTGPTGPTGPTGPTGPTGPTGPTGPTGFNLPAGPASITLTSNETTACVSTQGNNTLFFSGQVLVNGSPTPGVVVSFSFSNPALAFMVPLAVITNASGNFTAVFLAANGPGTVTVTASLLDSPGTMASVIITIVNCP comes from the coding sequence ATGGACGAGTTTTTATCTTTTGCTGCACATAATCCGGGTTCTATTGGACCTACACTTCCACCTGTTCAACCCTTTCAATTCCCTACCGGTCCCACCGGTTCTACAGGACCAACTGGACCAACCGGGCCAACTGGGCCAACTGGACCAACTGGACCAACTGGACCAACTGGACCAACTGGATTTAATCTTCCTGCTGGGCCTGCATCTATTACTTTGACTTCTAACGAAACCACAGCATGTGTATCCACTCAAGGAAATAATACTTTATTTTTTTCTGGGCAAGTATTAGTAAACGGTAGTCCTACTCCAGGGGTAGTGGTCAGTTTTTCATTTAGTAACCCAGCTCTTGCTTTCATGGTTCCTCTTGCTGTCATTACCAATGCTTCAGGTAACTTTACCGCTGTATTTCTAGCCGCTAATGGGCCTGGAACAGTAACTGTTACTGCTTCACTTCTTGATTCTCCTGGAACAATGGCTAGCGTCATTATTACCATTGTGAATTGTCCGTAA
- a CDS encoding FtsB family cell division protein produces the protein MGNIPKISSHQSNPNIPSQQVSPNTQQGNIKKTRRRIITTLVFILPIIFVVQYSLNNQQEMIKEKQITLNTEQQKLSSVKKDGHSLNNDVKALTSSEEEILKFARKLYGFSKPNETIFQITE, from the coding sequence ATGGGAAACATCCCAAAAATATCATCACACCAATCAAATCCAAATATACCCTCACAGCAAGTGAGCCCTAATACCCAACAAGGTAATATAAAAAAAACAAGACGCCGTATTATAACTACTTTAGTCTTTATATTACCTATAATTTTTGTCGTGCAATATTCTCTGAATAACCAACAAGAAATGATTAAAGAAAAACAAATCACGCTTAATACGGAGCAACAAAAATTATCTTCTGTAAAGAAGGATGGGCATTCCCTTAACAATGATGTCAAGGCTTTAACAAGTAGTGAAGAAGAAATTTTAAAATTCGCAAGGAAACTGTATGGATTTTCTAAACCGAATGAAACTATATTTCAAATAACTGAATAA
- the exsK gene encoding exosporium protein ExsK, with protein sequence MGSRFNNCKKKCRCKQDDCWDAFEECKKEHEEQNKKCDCCCVQGIRDELKKLVHSAVRITTTGNNFEGTVSSVTCDVVRLANSAGVVTVIISVCKIEAIELLLT encoded by the coding sequence TTGGGGTCTCGATTTAATAATTGTAAAAAGAAGTGTAGATGTAAACAGGATGATTGTTGGGATGCTTTCGAAGAGTGTAAAAAAGAACATGAAGAACAAAATAAAAAATGCGATTGTTGCTGTGTTCAAGGAATTAGAGACGAGCTTAAAAAATTAGTACACAGTGCAGTGCGCATTACTACAACAGGAAATAATTTTGAAGGAACTGTTTCTTCAGTAACTTGTGATGTTGTAAGGCTTGCTAATAGTGCTGGCGTAGTTACGGTAATTATATCTGTATGTAAAATTGAAGCTATTGAACTATTGTTGACATAG
- a CDS encoding GNAT family N-acetyltransferase, with protein sequence MIKLEIFKKSDFKQLINWINSEEFLIQWSGNAFTFPLDEQQLEKYIESANTLAFKVVDEETSDVIGHISLGQIDNINKSARIGKVLVGNTKMRGRSIGKHMMKAVLHIAFDELKLHRVTLDVYDFNTSAISCYEKIGFVKEGLLRESKRVGETYWNLWEMSMLEYEWKK encoded by the coding sequence ATGATCAAACTAGAAATCTTTAAAAAATCTGATTTTAAACAATTAATAAACTGGATTAATTCCGAAGAATTTCTAATACAATGGTCAGGAAATGCCTTCACATTTCCTTTAGACGAACAGCAATTAGAGAAGTATATAGAAAGTGCAAATACACTCGCTTTCAAAGTGGTAGATGAAGAGACTTCAGACGTTATTGGTCATATTTCGCTTGGGCAAATAGATAATATTAATAAGTCCGCTAGAATTGGAAAAGTATTAGTTGGTAATACAAAGATGAGAGGACGTTCTATAGGAAAACATATGATGAAAGCAGTACTTCATATTGCTTTTGACGAATTAAAACTACATAGAGTAACTCTTGATGTGTATGATTTTAATACATCGGCGATTTCATGTTACGAAAAAATAGGGTTTGTAAAAGAAGGCTTATTAAGAGAGTCAAAAAGAGTAGGAGAAACGTATTGGAATTTATGGGAAATGAGTATGTTAGAATATGAATGGAAGAAGTAG
- a CDS encoding alpha/beta fold hydrolase, with protein sequence MVKCIEEYIQVTDFKMYTKILQGKKQQPVIILESGYGDYSKAWNQIAEGLTEYGTVLTYDRAGLGKSGKSSKKRISSEMVKDLRTCLNLLQLKPPYIFVGHSFGGINARLFTDFYPEDMLGMVLVDSTPVNYKEAFLQIMSPEFQEAYYKQFVHESSYEEFMFSLGEADKYCQSTRNIPLVVLAAGKKAFYSQDAQIKWLQLQEELLRLSNKNKLIIAEQSGHYIQKDEPHYITDAVRWIIGVGER encoded by the coding sequence ATGGTTAAATGTATAGAGGAATATATACAAGTTACTGATTTTAAAATGTATACGAAAATACTCCAAGGAAAGAAGCAGCAGCCTGTTATTATATTGGAATCAGGCTATGGCGATTATTCGAAGGCATGGAATCAAATTGCTGAAGGACTGACGGAATATGGTACGGTACTTACATACGATCGGGCTGGATTAGGCAAAAGCGGGAAGAGTTCCAAGAAACGTATTAGTTCTGAAATGGTAAAAGATTTGAGAACATGCTTAAATCTTTTACAACTGAAGCCACCTTATATTTTTGTAGGACATTCTTTTGGTGGTATAAATGCACGTTTATTTACGGATTTTTATCCTGAAGATATGTTGGGAATGGTTTTGGTTGATTCTACACCAGTAAATTATAAAGAAGCATTTTTGCAAATCATGTCTCCAGAATTTCAAGAAGCTTACTATAAACAATTTGTACATGAAAGTTCTTATGAAGAGTTTATGTTTAGTCTGGGTGAAGCAGATAAATATTGTCAGTCAACGAGAAATATTCCACTCGTCGTGTTAGCAGCTGGTAAAAAAGCTTTTTATTCGCAAGATGCACAAATAAAATGGTTACAATTGCAAGAAGAATTATTACGATTATCAAACAAAAATAAACTAATAATTGCAGAACAAAGTGGTCATTATATTCAAAAAGATGAACCACATTATATAACAGATGCTGTTAGGTGGATAATTGGAGTAGGGGAGAGATAG
- a CDS encoding DinB family protein, giving the protein MYTLFQYNWQVREDWFKWCEQLSEEDLLCKRVGGVGGILETLFHIVDVEYSWISALQGEDDREPQFKDYQSIQKVKALSDLYKRELKAFLQLWSSSLECKMFNASWTDKTYTYGEVLRHVIVHEIHHIGQLSIWARELNLQPVSANLIGRGL; this is encoded by the coding sequence GTGTACACATTATTTCAATATAATTGGCAAGTAAGAGAAGATTGGTTTAAGTGGTGTGAACAACTTTCAGAGGAAGATTTACTTTGCAAACGTGTTGGTGGTGTTGGGGGTATTTTAGAAACATTATTTCATATTGTAGATGTAGAGTATAGTTGGATTAGTGCTCTTCAAGGAGAAGATGATAGAGAACCGCAATTTAAAGATTATCAATCGATTCAAAAAGTGAAAGCGTTATCTGATTTATATAAACGAGAATTAAAAGCTTTTTTGCAGTTGTGGTCATCTAGTCTAGAATGTAAGATGTTTAATGCTTCGTGGACAGATAAAACATATACATACGGTGAAGTTTTAAGACATGTAATCGTACATGAAATCCATCATATTGGTCAGCTATCTATATGGGCGAGGGAGTTAAACTTGCAACCAGTTTCAGCAAATTTGATTGGAAGAGGATTATAG
- a CDS encoding D-alanyl-D-alanine carboxypeptidase family protein yields the protein MQFLKKFAILLLSFFITALIVLYFYLYVNGPIIQAKSAILINANSGEIVYKKNEETPVQSATLSKLMTEYIVLEQLNDRKIQLDDFVQISNEVFRVETSPIQVTSNDKTTVRDLLHALLLAGNNRSALALAEHIAGNEDNFTILMNKKAKELQLLQPSPFLNSTGINHDTNKQSTTTAIDAAKLAARLVKDFPDVLNITKLTSYQFTFKDSQVFNTNKMIYSLNENIKLQGVDGLQTSFSTNGNYSFVSTAELGDTRLISVILDADEENISFIETKKLLQYGFDPSSYSALQAFKDTLTSWTILLQFKNLIIQTIMIFLIITTLMFLHIRQKKSEDFN from the coding sequence ATGCAATTCTTAAAAAAATTCGCTATTTTATTATTATCTTTTTTCATTACTGCACTTATCGTTTTATATTTTTACCTTTATGTAAATGGTCCGATTATTCAAGCTAAATCAGCTATTTTAATAAATGCTAATTCGGGTGAAATTGTTTATAAAAAAAATGAAGAAACTCCAGTACAATCAGCTACTTTATCTAAATTAATGACAGAATATATCGTATTGGAGCAACTAAATGATAGAAAAATACAGTTAGATGACTTCGTACAAATAAGTAACGAAGTTTTCCGAGTAGAGACAAGCCCTATACAAGTAACATCGAATGATAAAACAACGGTTCGTGATTTACTTCATGCATTGCTACTGGCAGGGAATAATCGTTCTGCACTCGCTCTAGCAGAACACATTGCTGGAAATGAAGATAACTTTACAATATTAATGAATAAAAAAGCAAAAGAACTACAGTTATTACAACCATCTCCATTTCTAAACTCTACTGGAATTAATCATGATACAAATAAACAATCAACTACAACAGCAATAGACGCAGCTAAACTAGCTGCACGATTAGTAAAAGATTTTCCAGATGTATTGAATATTACGAAACTAACCTCTTACCAATTTACCTTCAAAGATTCCCAGGTTTTCAATACGAATAAAATGATATATTCCCTTAATGAAAACATTAAACTTCAAGGTGTTGATGGCTTACAAACTAGTTTTTCAACTAACGGTAATTATAGTTTTGTCAGTACAGCAGAACTAGGAGATACTAGACTAATTTCAGTAATATTAGATGCAGATGAAGAAAACATCTCATTTATTGAAACAAAAAAGTTGCTACAGTATGGTTTTGATCCTTCCTCGTACTCTGCACTCCAAGCTTTTAAAGACACCCTTACATCTTGGACAATATTGCTTCAGTTTAAAAACTTAATTATACAAACTATAATGATTTTCTTAATCATTACCACCTTAATGTTTTTACATATACGTCAGAAAAAATCCGAGGATTTCAATTAA
- a CDS encoding sensor histidine kinase, translating to MRNEAFDILKDIPKWKLIFWLLLAITLTPITELIIYRLVTSVIESSLTLTELGKEFIRIFGYEKYKGIKESLWMMIVSYLFLFSIFSSYLYIFYRHERKLYYETCIKKMIEEIRYIANGNFNHKVSIVNHNYLEELAIGVNEIVEQLKVSIDEERQAEQAKSELITNVSHDLRTPLTSIVGYVNLIHHDNYRDEVELRYYIQVIYDKVTRLNALMNDLFEYTRVQNKELSLYSVPIDIVELLGQLTVQFRIQVQEANIECRPSFPSQKLMVLADGDKLVRVFENLIINAIAYGSEGRYIDLTAYESNNMITIDITNYGQPIPSTDLPHIFERFYRVEKSRSTNTGGSGLGLAIAKSIVELHKGTIEVYSDDEKTTFTVKLLPYKC from the coding sequence TTGAGAAATGAAGCATTTGATATATTAAAAGATATTCCTAAATGGAAACTTATTTTTTGGCTCTTATTAGCTATCACACTCACTCCTATTACTGAATTAATTATTTATCGCCTCGTTACGAGTGTAATTGAGAGTTCACTTACTCTAACCGAACTTGGTAAAGAATTCATTCGAATTTTTGGTTATGAAAAGTATAAAGGGATTAAAGAGTCTTTATGGATGATGATTGTTTCTTATTTGTTTTTATTTTCTATTTTTTCATCCTATCTTTACATTTTTTATCGTCACGAGAGAAAACTTTACTATGAAACTTGTATTAAAAAAATGATAGAAGAAATTCGTTACATTGCAAATGGAAACTTCAATCATAAAGTTTCTATTGTAAATCATAACTATCTGGAAGAGTTAGCAATCGGGGTCAATGAAATTGTTGAACAATTAAAAGTCTCAATTGATGAAGAAAGACAAGCGGAACAAGCAAAAAGTGAACTTATTACAAATGTATCACATGACTTACGCACTCCTCTTACTTCTATAGTTGGATACGTAAATTTAATCCATCATGATAATTATAGAGATGAAGTGGAATTGCGATACTATATTCAAGTCATTTACGATAAAGTAACTCGTCTTAATGCATTAATGAATGACTTGTTCGAATATACACGTGTTCAAAATAAAGAATTAAGCTTGTATTCTGTCCCTATTGATATTGTAGAGTTACTTGGACAATTAACTGTTCAATTCCGCATACAGGTTCAAGAAGCTAATATAGAATGTCGGCCTTCTTTCCCGTCTCAAAAGCTCATGGTATTAGCTGATGGTGACAAATTAGTGCGTGTGTTTGAAAATCTTATTATAAACGCTATCGCTTATGGAAGCGAAGGTCGCTATATTGACCTTACTGCTTATGAAAGCAATAATATGATTACAATTGATATAACAAATTACGGACAACCTATTCCTAGTACGGATTTACCTCATATTTTTGAACGTTTTTATCGCGTTGAGAAATCACGCTCTACAAACACTGGTGGATCTGGACTTGGATTAGCAATTGCAAAAAGTATAGTCGAGTTGCATAAAGGAACAATTGAAGTATATAGTGATGACGAAAAAACAACATTCACCGTAAAACTACTTCCATACAAATGTTAA
- a CDS encoding response regulator transcription factor, with amino-acid sequence MNKNILIIDDDKEIVELLAVYLRNEGYNIYKAYDGDEALQKVSTYEVDLMILDIMMPKRNGLEVCQEVRENNTVPILMLSAKAEDMDKILGLMTGADDYMIKPFNPLELVARVKALLRRSSFQNATSQKNEDGIIRIRSVEIHKHNHTVKVNGEYIKLTSIEFDILYLLASNTGRVFSSEEIFERVWNEDGYGSNKTVMVHISNLRDKLETVMNGEKLIHTVWGVGYKIEK; translated from the coding sequence ATGAATAAAAATATATTAATTATTGATGATGATAAAGAGATTGTTGAATTACTTGCTGTTTATTTGCGAAATGAAGGCTATAACATTTATAAAGCTTATGATGGCGATGAAGCATTGCAAAAGGTTTCTACATATGAAGTTGACCTTATGATTTTGGATATTATGATGCCAAAACGAAACGGATTAGAAGTTTGTCAGGAAGTACGTGAAAATAATACTGTACCAATTCTAATGCTTAGTGCAAAAGCAGAAGATATGGATAAAATATTAGGTCTTATGACAGGTGCCGATGATTATATGATCAAACCATTCAATCCATTAGAATTAGTAGCTAGAGTAAAAGCTTTATTACGAAGATCCTCTTTCCAAAATGCTACTTCGCAAAAGAATGAAGATGGTATTATTCGTATTCGCTCTGTTGAAATACACAAACATAATCATACTGTTAAAGTAAATGGAGAGTATATTAAACTCACTTCTATTGAATTCGATATTTTATATTTACTTGCGAGTAATACAGGAAGAGTATTTAGTTCAGAAGAAATTTTCGAACGCGTTTGGAATGAAGATGGTTATGGTTCAAATAAGACGGTAATGGTCCATATTAGCAACTTACGGGATAAACTTGAAACAGTAATGAATGGAGAAAAATTGATTCATACTGTTTGGGGAGTTGGCTATAAAATTGAGAAATGA